In Myxocyprinus asiaticus isolate MX2 ecotype Aquarium Trade chromosome 16, UBuf_Myxa_2, whole genome shotgun sequence, a single window of DNA contains:
- the LOC127454417 gene encoding calphotin-like gives MRHNRSFQNMPKNEINHKKQHKTTIKFYTTSPAMVKEPAPMPTTVNEPVPMPATVNEPAPMPAMVYEPAPMPATVNEPAPMPAMVNKPEPVHLASTVPEPMHVALTVPEPMPVISTVPDPAPVALTVPEPAPVASTVPEPAPVASTISEPAPVASTVPEPVPVASTIPFSLPMVMTMEVISQSLPMFTTMEVVPQSLPMLTTTEVVPQSLPVLMTTEVVPQSLPMLTTTEVVSQSLPMLTTSEVIPQSLHMLTTMEVIPLSVPVLLTTEVVPLSLPMLTTTDVVPLSLPVLTITEVVPQSLPMLTITTQAS, from the coding sequence atgagaCATAataggagttttcagaatatgccaaaaaacgaaataaaccacaaaaagcaacataaaacaacaataaaattttACACGACCTCGCCTGCCATGGTAAaagagccagcgcccatgcctacCACTGtaaatgagccagtgcccatgcctgccacggtaaacgagccagcgcccatgcctgccatggtttacgagccagcgcccatgcctgccacagttaacgagccagcgcccatgcctgctaTGGTCAACAAGCCAGAGCCAGTGCATCtcgcctcgaccgtcccagagccaatgcatGTTGccttgaccgtcccagagccaatgcctgtcaTCTCAACCGTCCCAGATCCAGCGCCTGTAGCCttgactgtcccagagccagcgcctgtagcctcgaccgtcccagaaccggcgcctgtagcctcgaccatctcagagccagcgcctgtagcctcgaccgtcccagagccagtgcctgtagcctcgaccattccCTTTTCACTGCCCATggtcatgaccatggaggtcatttcccaatctctgcccatgttcacgaccatggaggtcgttccccagtctctgcccatgctcacaaccacggaggtcgttccccagtcactgccagtgctcatgaccacagaggtcgttccccagtctctgcccatgctcacgaccacggaggttgtttcccagtctctgcccatgctcacgacctcagaggtcattccccagtctctgcacatgctcacgaccatggaggtcattcccctgtcagtGCCAGTGCtcttgaccacagaggtcgtacccttGTCACTTccaatgctcacgaccacagatgttgttcccttgtcactgccagtgctcacgatcaCAGAagttgttccccagtctctgcctatgcttACGATCAcgacccaggcctcctga